The Mesorhizobium sp. M3A.F.Ca.ET.080.04.2.1 genome contains the following window.
CGAGCGGTGTGGGCAGCGGCGGCGGGGGCGATTCCCGCCTTCCTGATCGCGCTCGTGCTGCCGCAGGTCTGGTATCTCGGCCTGTTGTGGATCTGCGCCCTGCTCGCCTTTCTAGCGGTGGACGCGGCGGCCGGGCGCGGACGCGCCTCGCTGAGCGCCACGCTCACGGCGCCGCCGCAGGTCGGCGTCGGCGGGCGCTTCACGCTCCACGTCACGGCCGGCCTCGGCGCACGCCTGCGCCGCCTGCAGGCGCGCGTCGGGCATGACCAGCGGCTGGCGCCGGTCAACGGTACCGGCGGCGCGCTGCCGGCGCATGGCGGCACGCTCGATCTCGAATTCGACGCCATCCGGCGCGGCATGGCGAGCTTCGATCGGCTGTGGCTGCGCTGGCAAGGACCGTTCGGCCTCGTCTGGAACCAGGTCGTGCTGCCGATGGATCGCAAGATAGTGGTGCTGCCCGATGTCAGCCGGGCGCGCGACGAGGCGATCACGCTGCTGCAGCGCTCGGCGCTTGCCGACGGCCACGCGCAGAAGCGTGCCGGACAGGGGCGCGAGTTCGAGGCGCTGAAGGACTACCAGCCCGGCATGGGCCGGCGCATGATCGACTGGAAGCGCAGCGCCCGCCACGGCAAGCTGCTCGCGCGCGAGTTCCGGATCGAGGAGAACAACAACATCGTTTTGGCCATCGACTGCGGCCGCCTGATGTGCGAGCCGGTCGACGGCGTGCCGAAGGTCGATCGCGCCGTTACCGCCGCCCTTCTCTCCGCCTTTATTGCGCTGAAGGGCGGCGATCTCGTCAGCCTGTTCTCCTTCGACGCCAGGCCGCGCGTCTCCAGCGGTGCGGTGCGCGGCTCGCCGAGCTTCACCATGATCCAGAAGCGCGCGGCCGAGATCGACTATTCGACCGAGGAGACCAATTTCACGCTGGCGCTGACGACGCTCGCGGCCAAGCTCGACCGGCGCTCGCTGGTCATCATCTTCACCGATTTCGTCGACCCGATCAGCGCCGAGCTGATGCTGCGCACCGTGGGGCGGCTGACCGAGCGGCATCTGGTGCTGTTCATGCTGATGAAGGATGTCGAGTTGGAGACGCTGGCCGACATGGCGCCGGCGTCGCCCGAGGATGTGGCGCGCGCGGTCACCGCCGGCGACCTGCTCAGGCAGCGGCAGGTGGTGATCGGCCGGCTGCGGCTGCTCGGCGCGCATGTCATCGAGGCCGACCATCAGCGGCTTGGTCCGGCGCTGGTCGAACGCTATATCCAGCTCAAGGAAGAGAACCTCCTATGACGCTGCCGGCCGGCACCGATGCCGTGCGCCAGTCGCTGGCGAGCTTCCGCCAGGAGCGCGAGGCCGACTGGAAGGCCTTCGAGGCGCTGCTTGCGCGGGTCGAGAAGCGAGCGCCGCGCGCATTGTCGGAAGACGAGCTGCTGTCGCTGCCCCTGCTCTACCGCTCGGCGCTGTCCTCGCTTTCGGTGGCGCGCGCGACCTCGCTCGACAGCGCGCTGATTTCCTATCTCGAGGCGCTGTGCCTGCGCGGCTATTTCTATCTCTACGGCGCGCGGCGGACTTTGCGGGCACGCGTCGGCGACTTCTTCCTGCGCGACTGGCCGGCGGCGATCCGCGACCTGTGGCGCGAAGTGTGGGTGTCGGTCGCGCTCACAGTCATTGGCGCGATTGCCGGTCACTGGCTGGTCGCTTCCGACAAGCGCTGGTACGACGCCATCATCGCGCCGAGCCTGGCCGGCGGGCGCAACCCGGATTCCTCGGCCGAGATGCTGCGCAACGTGCTCTATGGCGGCGGCGACCACTTCCTCTCGGGCTTTGCTGCCTATCTCTTCACGCACAACACGCAGGTGGCGATCCTGGCCTTCTCGCTCGGCTTCGCCTTTGCCGTGCCCAGCGTGCTCATCATCCTGATGAATGGCTGCATGCTGGGCGCGCTGTTCCAGGTCTATGCTGCCAAGGGACTTGGCTTGGAGCTCGGCGGCTGG
Protein-coding sequences here:
- a CDS encoding DUF58 domain-containing protein codes for the protein MIYPSGRAVWAAAAGAIPAFLIALVLPQVWYLGLLWICALLAFLAVDAAAGRGRASLSATLTAPPQVGVGGRFTLHVTAGLGARLRRLQARVGHDQRLAPVNGTGGALPAHGGTLDLEFDAIRRGMASFDRLWLRWQGPFGLVWNQVVLPMDRKIVVLPDVSRARDEAITLLQRSALADGHAQKRAGQGREFEALKDYQPGMGRRMIDWKRSARHGKLLAREFRIEENNNIVLAIDCGRLMCEPVDGVPKVDRAVTAALLSAFIALKGGDLVSLFSFDARPRVSSGAVRGSPSFTMIQKRAAEIDYSTEETNFTLALTTLAAKLDRRSLVIIFTDFVDPISAELMLRTVGRLTERHLVLFMLMKDVELETLADMAPASPEDVARAVTAGDLLRQRQVVIGRLRLLGAHVIEADHQRLGPALVERYIQLKEENLL
- a CDS encoding stage II sporulation protein M, producing MTLPAGTDAVRQSLASFRQEREADWKAFEALLARVEKRAPRALSEDELLSLPLLYRSALSSLSVARATSLDSALISYLEALCLRGYFYLYGARRTLRARVGDFFLRDWPAAIRDLWREVWVSVALTVIGAIAGHWLVASDKRWYDAIIAPSLAGGRNPDSSAEMLRNVLYGGGDHFLSGFAAYLFTHNTQVAILAFSLGFAFAVPSVLIILMNGCMLGALFQVYAAKGLGLELGGWLSIHGTTELFAIAIAGAAGMRIGTSIAFPGELTRMAAAARAGRVAATAMVGVMIMLLFAGLLEGIGRQTITSDVARYSIGGGMLSLWICYFYLFRMVRHGNG